One Gemmatimonadaceae bacterium genomic window, GGTCGCGAGGTCGCTGAGCGATCGCATCTCGCCGTTCACGGTGCCGCCGGACAGCCGGACGTGCCCGCCCACGGAGACCGCGTCGCCGGTGACGACGCCGCCCGGCCGCACGACGACGTCGCCGCGGAGCGCGATCGCGTCGCCGTTCACGCGGCCGTCGATCTCGAGCGGCCCGTTGGCCACGGCCACGTCGCCGTTCACGGTGGCGCCGGCCGGAATGGTGCGGCCGCCGAGGGCGAAGCTGTCGGCGGGCGGCACGTGGGGCAGGCCGAGCGAGGCGCCGAGCCGCCCGATGTCGGCGCGGAGGCGCGAATCCAACTGTTGCGGCGCGGCCGGCGTTCCGCCGCCGGCCGCGGTGGACTGCGCCACGGAGGGCGCGGCGGCCAGGGAGACGGCGGCCAGCGCGACGAGCATCGGGAGGGCCCGCATGGCTCAACTCCTCCGGCGCGCGGAGGATGCGATGGCGCGAAGGCCGAAGGCCGAGGCGGCGGCGGCCAGCAGGAACCCGCCGGCGATGAGGGCGAGCCCGGTGAGGCCGCCCTGCTGGAGGGTGGTCACCACCTGAGGGCCGAACAGCGCGACCATGCCGTCGCGGCCGGCCTGGGCGGCCGCATCGCGCAGATGGTTGCCGGCGATGTTGGTGGCGAAGGCCACGAGATCACCGCGGGCGGCCAGCCAGAGGGTGGCGCCGGTGAGCGTGGCGCCGCCAGCCGCCGCGAGGCCGGCCGCCGCCAGTCGGGCCGGACGCGACCGCGGGACGTAGCGGACCACGGTGTCGCGCGCCGCCACGTGCCAGGGCACGAACACCGGCACCTGGGCCATGACCCTGTCGGCCAGCGTGAACGAGGGGGCGAAGCGGGGAAGCTCCTCGAGGGCGGCCACGACCACGCGCGCGCTTTCGAGTTGGGCACGGCACTGCGCGCACTCCCGCGCGTGTTCGCGCAGGGGGGCGACGCCGAACCCGACTTCGTCGTCGAGCAGGAGATCGAACTCTTCTGGGAGCAGGTGCCGGTAATTCACAAAGCCTCCACGGTGTCCTACGGCCGGCGGACGGCGCCGGTTTCAGGGGGAACGGGGGTGATGGACGTCACTGCTTGAGGTGCTCGAGGAGCCCGCGCAGCTCGTGGCGGGCCCGGTGGATGTAGGTCTTGACGGTGCCCAGCGGGAGATCGAGGGTGGCCGCGATCTCCTCGTAGGACTTGTCCTCGACGTGGCGCAGCAGGATGCACGCCCGGTACTCGGGGCGCAGTTGGGCGATGGCGGTCTCGATGGCCGACCCGAGTTCCCGGGCCTCCATGCGATCGAGGGCCGATTCGTCTCTGGACGAGACGTCGAACGAGGTGGCCTCCACGGCATCGCTGGTCATGGCGTGGGGGGAGCCGTCCATGCTGACGGTATCGAGCTGGCGCCGCCGGAGGTGATCGATGGCGACGTTGTTGGCGATCTTGAACAGCCAGCTGGAGAACTTGAACTCCGGCCGGTAGCGGTCGATGTGTTGGAGCACCTTGATGAAGGTGTCCTGGGAGAGGTCCTCGGCGAGTTCGCGGTCGCGCACCATCCGGAACACGAGCGAGAACACGGGTCGCTCGTACCGGCGGATGAGCTCGCGGTACGCGGCGTCGCGGCCTCGCTGGGCGAGCGCGACGACGTCAGCGTCCGGAAGGTTGGCGAGGTCGAGGGCTGGAGGCATCGAGCGGGGGCCGGCGACGCGTGGAACGCGAGGCTCGGCGACCCAGAGGAACCTATGCGGGGTACGCCGCCCGAGCCAGCGGCTTCGCTTGCCGCGGCCGCGGCGCCCGGCGAAGTTACGTGGATGGCCGTGAAAGACGTGGAAGCCGCCGAGGCGCGGGCCGCCGCCGCATGGGGCGACGAGAAGCGCGCCTACGTGCAGCGCATCTTCTCGCAGATCGCGCCGCGCTACGACCTGTTGAACCATCTGCTGAGCTTCAACGTCGACCGCCGGTGGCGCCGGGAGGCGATCGCGGCGCTGGACTGGACCCGGCGGCCGGCCGGCCGCTATCTGGACGTCTGTGCGGGCACGCTCGACGTGGGGGCGCAGTTGGCGCGCGTGCCCGGGTTCCGGGGCTCGGTGGTGGGCGCCGACTTCGCCGAACCGATGCTGCGGGCCGGGTTGGGCAAGGCGCCGCCCGAGGTGGTGCACCCCGTGGTGGCCGACGCCCTCGGCCTGCCGCTGGCCGAGGGATCGATGGCGGGGGCGATCGTGGCCTTCGGCATCCGCAATCTGTCGGATCTCGATGCCGGGCTGCGCGAGGTGTTGCGGGTGCTGGAGCCCGGCGGGCGGTTCGTGATCCTGGAGTTCTCCACGCCGCCGTCGCCGCTGGTGCGGGCGGGCTACCACGCCTATTTCCACCACGTGCTGCCGTTCATCGGCGGGCTGGTGAGCGGGCACCGCACGGCCTATCGCTACCTGCCGGCCTCGGTGGCGAATTTCCCGTCGGGGCGGGCGCTGGCCGACCGGATGACGCGGGCGGGGTTTGCCGGCGTGCACTGGCGCCCGTTGACGCTCGGCGTCGCGGCCCTCCACGTGGGGGTGCGCGCATGACGGTGCGGGTTCCTTTGCCGGGCACTCCGTGACTCTCGATACTCTCTCGACGTTCGTCGAGGCGCTGGACCGCGCCGGCGAGCTGGTGCGCATCACGCAGCCGGTGTCGGTGAACCTCGATCTGTGCGAGATCGCCGACCGCGCCATGAAGCAGCCGGGGGGTGGGCCGGCGCTGCTGTTCGAGCGGCCGATCCTCATGAACGGCGCGCCGTCGGCGTATCCGGTGGGGATCAACCTGTTCGGTTCGATGCGGCGCATGGCGATGTCGCTGGGCGTGACCGATCTCGACGCGATCGGCGCGCGCATCACCGCGCTGCTCGAGATGAAGGTGCCCGAGGGGCTGGTGGCCAAGCTGTCGCTGCTGCCGCGGCTGCTCGAGCTGTCCAAGTTCCCGCCGCGCACGCGCGCCGGCGGGGCGCCCTGCCAGGAGGTGGTGTGGCGCGGCGACGAGGTGGACCTCGACCGGCTGCCGCTGCTCAAGTGCTGGCCGGAGGACGGGGGCGCGTATATCACTTTTCCAATGGTGATCACGCGCGATCCCACGCGCGGCATCCGCAACGTGGGCATGTACCGCGTGATGCAGACGGGCAAGGCCACGCTCGCCATGCACTGGCAGCGCCACAAGGTGGGCGCGGCGCACTGGCGCGAGATGGCCGCGCGCGGCGAGCGGATGCCGGTGTGCATCGCGCTGGGGGGCGATCCGCCGTCCATGTATTCGGCCAGCGCGCCGTTGCCGCCCACGGTGGACGAGTTCCTGTTCGCGGGATTCCTGCGCAAGGATCACGTGCAGCTGACGCGGGCGCTCACCTGCGACCTCGAGGTGCCGGCCGAGGCCGACTTCGTGATCGAGGGGTACATCGACCCCGCCGAGCCGCTGGTGACCGAGGGGCCGTTCGGCGATCACACGGGGTTCTACTCCCTGGCCGACCTGTACCCGCAGGTGCACGTGACGGCGATCACGATGCGCCGGGCGCCGATCTTTCCGGCCACGATCGTGGGCCGGCCGCCGATGGAGGATTTCTATCTCGGGCACGCCACCGAGCGGATCTTCCTGCCGCTGCTCAAGCTGACGGTGCCGGAGATCGTGGATTACCACATGCCGGCCGAGGGAATCTTCCACAATCTGGTATTCGTGTCCATCGACAAGCAGTACCCGGGGCAGGCGCAGAAGGTGATGAACGCGCTCTGGGGCCAGGGGCTGATGTCGCTGGCCAAGGTGCTGGTGGTGGTGGACAAGTGGGTGAACGTGCGCGACCCGCGGGAGGCGTGGTGGGTGGCGCTCAACAACCTCGATCCCGAGCGCGACACGCGGTTCACGATGGGGCCGGTGGACGTGCTCGACCATTCGAGCCGCGCGTTCACGTACGGCTCGAAGATGGGGCTGGACGGCACGCGCAAGCTGGCCGAGGAGGGGTTCACGCGCGATTGGCCGCGGGTGATCGCGATGGACGAGGCGACGCGGCAGCGGGTGGACGCGATGTGGGCGTCGCTGGGGTTGCCGTGGCGATGAGCGCGCGCGAGGGCCAGACGTTCGCCCACCGCGGCTCGCGGTTCATCGCGTACGTGAATCTGGTGAAGCTGCCGCACACGGTGTTCGCGCTGCCGTTCGCGCTGGTGGGGGTGATCCTGGCGTCGTACCGGCGCCCGATTCACCTGGCGCAGGTGGCGTGGGTGGTGGTGGCGTTCACGGCCGCGCGGTTCGCGGCGATGGCATTCAATCGCATCGCCGACCGCGACATCGACGCCCGCAACCCGCGCACGGCGATGCGGGAGATCCCGCGCGGCGTGCTGTCGGTGGCCGAGGCGTGGGGGTCGGTGATCGTGGCGTCGGCGCTGTTCGGCTTCGCGGCGTCGCGGTTGAACGAGCTCTGCTTCGCGCTCTCGCCGGCGGCGCTGCTCTGGGTGTTCTTCTACAGCCACACCAAGCGATTCACGCGGTGGGCGCATCTCGTGCTGGGCGCCGGCACGGCCATCGCGCCGGTGGGCGGGTACCTGGCGGTGACGGGGGCGTGGAGCCGGCCGTGGTGGATGCTGGTGGCGTTGGCGGCCGCGGTGATGACGTGGGTGGGCGGGTTCGACGTGTTCTATTCCCTGGCCGACATGGATTTCGATCGCGCCAACGCGCTCTACTCGCTGCCGGCCAAGGTGGGCGCGCGGCGCGCGATCGCGATCGCGCACGTGCTGCACGCGATCACGGTGGCGGCGCTCGTGGCGGTGGGCGTGGCCACGCATCTGGGCGTGTTCTACTGGCTGGGGGTGGCCCTGGCCGGCGCGATCCTGGCGTACGAACATTCGATCGTGCGGCCGGGGGATCTCTCGAAGCTCGATGCGGCGTTCTTCTCGATGAACGGCATGCTCAGTCTGGCGTTCTTCTTCTTCGTCCTCGCCGAGCGCGTGCGGCCGATGCTCATGCTCGGCCTGCACACGGGGCGCTAGTCATGGCCGCCTCGCCCCCGATCGTCTTCGCGATCACCGGCGCCTCGGGGGCGCCGTACGCGGTGCGGCTGCTGGAGCAGCTCGTGGCGGCGCGGCGGCCGGTGCAGCTCATCGTGTCGAGCCACGGGCTGCGGCTGCTGCGCACGGAGACCGATCTGGCGAGCGTGGCCGACCTGCGCTCCGCGGTGGGCGCCCGGGCGTGGGACCGGCTGGTGACGGCGTTCGACGACGCCGACCGGGGGGCGGCGCCGGCGTCGGGGTCGGCGCTCAACGCCGGCATGGTGATCTGCCCGTGCTCGATGGGCACGTTGTCGGCGGTGAGCGTGGGGGCGTCGCGATCGCTGGTCGAGCGCGCCGCCGACGTGGCGCTCAAGGAGCGGCGGCCGCTGATCCTGGTGACGCGCGAGACGCCGCTGAGCGCGATCCATCTGGAGAACATGCTGCGGCTCACGCGCGCCGGGGCGGTGGTGATGCCGGCGGCCCCCGGGTTCTACCACCGGCCGTCGCGGGTGGAGGATCTGGTGGACTTCATCGTCGCCCGCGTGCTCGACCACCTGGGGGTGGCGCACGAGTTGGCGGCACGCTGGCAGGGCGAGAAGCCGGGGCGGGGCGCGCGCCGGTGAGCGCGCGCGTACACCTGGTGGGGCTGATCGCCGACACGCACGGCGTGGTGCGGCCGGGCGTGTTCGCGGCGCTGGCCGGCGTGGAGTTGATCCTGCACGCCGGGGACGTCGGCGACGGCGTGCTCGAGGAGCTGGAGACGATCGCCCCCGTGCGCGCCGTATATGGAAACACGGATGTGCCCGGCGATCCACGGCTGGCCGAGGCGCTGGACGAGACGATCGGCGGCGTGCGGGTGCACGTGAGCCACGGCCACGAACTGGGGAGTCCGACGCCGCCGGCGCTGCTGGCGCGCTACGCGGCCGACGTGATCGTGTACGGACACACGCACCGCCCGCTGCTCGTGAGAGCAGACGGGCGGTGGGTGGTGAATCCAGGGGCGGCTGGGCCGCGGCGGTTCGACATCGCGCCGAGCGTCGCCCGCATGCGCCTCTCAGGTCACGACGTCTCCATCACACACGTACCCCTCGTTCCCTGAATCCACCGGGTCCTACTTGCTCGTGATCGCGATCTTCTTGCCGTTGGCCTTGGATTCCTTGGTCTTGGGCAGGGTGACCGTGAGCATGCCGTTCTCGAACGACGCCTTGACCTTGTCCTGGTCCACCGACGTCGGGAACGAGAACGCGCGCTCGAACGCGCCGTAGCTGCGCTCCCAGACATGGTACTTCTTGTCGCCCTCGGACTTCTCCTCGCTCTTCTCGCCCTTGATGGTGAGCATGCCGTTCTCGAAGTCGGCGCTCACGTCCTTGGCGGTCATGCCGGCCAGTTCGGCCGTGACCGTGAACTCGGTGGGCGTCTCCGAGACCTCGACGGCGGGATTCCAGCCGAGCGGTTCCAGGAACGACGGCACGAGCGGCTCGTAGGCCGGCACGTTGAACGCCTTGCGCAGGCGGCTCTGCATATCGTCGAGGTCGCGCG contains:
- a CDS encoding polymer-forming cytoskeletal protein, with the translated sequence MRALPMLVALAAVSLAAAPSVAQSTAAGGGTPAAPQQLDSRLRADIGRLGASLGLPHVPPADSFALGGRTIPAGATVNGDVAVANGPLEIDGRVNGDAIALRGDVVVRPGGVVTGDAVSVGGHVRLSGGTVNGEMRSLSDLAT
- a CDS encoding sigma-70 family RNA polymerase sigma factor — encoded protein: MPPALDLANLPDADVVALAQRGRDAAYRELIRRYERPVFSLVFRMVRDRELAEDLSQDTFIKVLQHIDRYRPEFKFSSWLFKIANNVAIDHLRRRQLDTVSMDGSPHAMTSDAVEATSFDVSSRDESALDRMEARELGSAIETAIAQLRPEYRACILLRHVEDKSYEEIAATLDLPLGTVKTYIHRARHELRGLLEHLKQ
- a CDS encoding ubiquinone/menaquinone biosynthesis methyltransferase, which encodes MAVKDVEAAEARAAAAWGDEKRAYVQRIFSQIAPRYDLLNHLLSFNVDRRWRREAIAALDWTRRPAGRYLDVCAGTLDVGAQLARVPGFRGSVVGADFAEPMLRAGLGKAPPEVVHPVVADALGLPLAEGSMAGAIVAFGIRNLSDLDAGLREVLRVLEPGGRFVILEFSTPPSPLVRAGYHAYFHHVLPFIGGLVSGHRTAYRYLPASVANFPSGRALADRMTRAGFAGVHWRPLTLGVAALHVGVRA
- a CDS encoding menaquinone biosynthesis decarboxylase is translated as MTLDTLSTFVEALDRAGELVRITQPVSVNLDLCEIADRAMKQPGGGPALLFERPILMNGAPSAYPVGINLFGSMRRMAMSLGVTDLDAIGARITALLEMKVPEGLVAKLSLLPRLLELSKFPPRTRAGGAPCQEVVWRGDEVDLDRLPLLKCWPEDGGAYITFPMVITRDPTRGIRNVGMYRVMQTGKATLAMHWQRHKVGAAHWREMAARGERMPVCIALGGDPPSMYSASAPLPPTVDEFLFAGFLRKDHVQLTRALTCDLEVPAEADFVIEGYIDPAEPLVTEGPFGDHTGFYSLADLYPQVHVTAITMRRAPIFPATIVGRPPMEDFYLGHATERIFLPLLKLTVPEIVDYHMPAEGIFHNLVFVSIDKQYPGQAQKVMNALWGQGLMSLAKVLVVVDKWVNVRDPREAWWVALNNLDPERDTRFTMGPVDVLDHSSRAFTYGSKMGLDGTRKLAEEGFTRDWPRVIAMDEATRQRVDAMWASLGLPWR
- a CDS encoding UbiA-like polyprenyltransferase; translation: MSAREGQTFAHRGSRFIAYVNLVKLPHTVFALPFALVGVILASYRRPIHLAQVAWVVVAFTAARFAAMAFNRIADRDIDARNPRTAMREIPRGVLSVAEAWGSVIVASALFGFAASRLNELCFALSPAALLWVFFYSHTKRFTRWAHLVLGAGTAIAPVGGYLAVTGAWSRPWWMLVALAAAVMTWVGGFDVFYSLADMDFDRANALYSLPAKVGARRAIAIAHVLHAITVAALVAVGVATHLGVFYWLGVALAGAILAYEHSIVRPGDLSKLDAAFFSMNGMLSLAFFFFVLAERVRPMLMLGLHTGR
- a CDS encoding flavin prenyltransferase UbiX, with the translated sequence MAASPPIVFAITGASGAPYAVRLLEQLVAARRPVQLIVSSHGLRLLRTETDLASVADLRSAVGARAWDRLVTAFDDADRGAAPASGSALNAGMVICPCSMGTLSAVSVGASRSLVERAADVALKERRPLILVTRETPLSAIHLENMLRLTRAGAVVMPAAPGFYHRPSRVEDLVDFIVARVLDHLGVAHELAARWQGEKPGRGARR
- a CDS encoding metallophosphoesterase family protein produces the protein MSARVHLVGLIADTHGVVRPGVFAALAGVELILHAGDVGDGVLEELETIAPVRAVYGNTDVPGDPRLAEALDETIGGVRVHVSHGHELGSPTPPALLARYAADVIVYGHTHRPLLVRADGRWVVNPGAAGPRRFDIAPSVARMRLSGHDVSITHVPLVP
- a CDS encoding Hsp20/alpha crystallin family protein encodes the protein MPNIQVTRTAGTRLPFISTLTRDLDDMQSRLRKAFNVPAYEPLVPSFLEPLGWNPAVEVSETPTEFTVTAELAGMTAKDVSADFENGMLTIKGEKSEEKSEGDKKYHVWERSYGAFERAFSFPTSVDQDKVKASFENGMLTVTLPKTKESKANGKKIAITSK